Proteins found in one Quercus robur chromosome 2, dhQueRobu3.1, whole genome shotgun sequence genomic segment:
- the LOC126715166 gene encoding granule-bound starch synthase 2, chloroplastic/amyloplastic yields MASAGSLPFTIETKSESPVLLHSVNHSRPRFSFFVYRPRKPLDYAGFSLSCDRLICGSGRGQQWRITLPKVKAKDFAESEDDSNEVDDALQATIEKSKKVLAMQRDLLQQIAERRNLVSSIKDSIINQEDEEVSYEGRGSSSPNPDLASAGDKSVDDNNSGIPSNNYARLTVDEELETLPSDISRDFNEVKKESEEVAPLRKTSSDVDSTSHLKETNSEKVWSDGLPSFLSSPSESSSITDKKHEIFNKTSLAEVDGEANDPAIEEVKPPPLAGANVMNVILVAAECAPWSKTGGLGDVAGALPKALARRGHRVMVVAPLYRNYVEPQDTGVRKRYVVDGQDIEVCYFQAYIDGVDFVFIESSLFRHLDNVYGGNRVDILKRMILFCKATVEVPWLVPCGGVCYGDGNLVFIANDWHTALLPVYLKAYYRDNGLMRYTRSILVIHNIAHQGRGPVDEFTYLGLPEHYLDLFRLYDPVGGDHLNIFAAGLKTADRVITVSHGYAWEIKTSEGGWGLHGIINENDWKLRGIVNGIDMKDWNPQYDVFLTSDGYTNYSLETLKTGKPQCKAALQKELGLPIREDVPVIGFIGRLDHQKGVDLIAEAIPWMMGQDVQLIMLGTGRPDLEQMLRQFENQHQDKIRGWVGFSVKTAHRITAGADILLMPSRFEPCGLNQLYAMSYGTVPVVHAVGGLRDTVQPFNPFDESGLGWTFDSAEANKLIDALGNCLLTYREYKQSWEGLQRRGMMQDLSWDNAAQKYEEVLVAAKYQW; encoded by the exons ATGGCATCTGCTGGGTCACTTCCTTTCACCATTGAGACGAAGTCTGAGAGCCCTGTGCTTCTTCACAGTGTAAATCATAGCCGACCTAGGTTCTCTTTCTTCGTGTACCGCCCCAGAAAGCCGCTTGATTATGCTGGTTTCTCTTTGAGCTGTGATAGACTGATATGTGGAAGCGGTAGAGGACAGCAATGGAGAATTACGCTTCCGAAGGTGAAAGCCAAGGACTTTGCGGAAAGTGAGGATGATAGCAATGAAGTGGACGATGCTCTTCAGGCCACAATCGAAAAGAGCAAAAAGGTTCTTGCCATGCAAAGGGACCTACTTCAACAG ATTGCTGAAAGAAGGAATCTGGTTTCATCTATAAAAGATAGTATTATAAATCAAGAGGATGAAGAAGTATCTTATGAAGGAAGGGGAAGCTCTTCTCCAAATCCAGATCTTGCTTCAGCTGGTGATAAATCTGTTGATGACAATAATAGTGGCATTCCTTCCAACAACTATGCCCGTTTGACTGTAGATGAGGAGCTGGAAACGCTACCTTCAGATATTAGTAGAGATTTTAATGAAGTAAAGAAGGAATCTGAAGAAGTGGCACCTCTAAGAAAAACATCCTCTGATGTTGACTCCACCAGTCATTTAAAAGAAACTAATTCAGAAAAAGTTTGGTCGGATGGGCTGCCTTCCTTTCTTTCTAGTCCCTCCGAAAGTTCCAGCATAACAGATAAAAAGCAtgaaattttcaacaaaacaagtttagcagaGGTGGATGGTGAAGCAAATGATCCAGCAATTGAAGAAGTCAAACCCCCTCCTTTAGCTGGGGCCAATGTTATGAATGTTATATTGGTAGCAGCAGAATGTGCTCCATGGTCTAAAACAG GTGGGCTTGGAGATGTTGCTGGTGCTTTGCCAAAGGCTTTGGCTCGGCGTGGACATCGTGTTATG GTAGTAGCACCTCTGTATCGGAATTATGTTGAACCCCAAGATACAGGAGTTCGGAAGAGGTATGTGGTAGATGGCCAG GATATAGAAGTATGTTACTTCCAGGCCTATATCGATGGTGTGGACTTTGTTTTCATTGAAAGTTCTCTGTTTCGCCATTTGGATAATGTATACGGAGGAAATCGTGTG GATATTTTAAAACGCATGATACTATTTTGCAAGGCAACTGTTGAG GTCCCTTGGCTTGTTCCATGTGGTGGTGTCTGCTATGGAGATGGAAATTTGGTTTTCATTGCCAATGATTGGCATACAGCATTGTTGCCAGTGTATCTGAAGGCATACTATCGGGACAATGGTTTAATGCGCTATACAAGGTCCATCCTTGTAATTCATAACATAGCTCACCAG GGTCGGGGGCCTGTTGATGAATTCACCTATCTCGGTCTTCCAGAACACTACTTGGACCTTTTTAGATTGTATGATCCTGTAGGAGGTGATCACTTAAATATCTTTGCAGCTGGTTTAAAGACAGCAGACCGTGTGATTACCGTTAGTCATGGATATGCCTGGGAAATTAAAACTTCTGAAGGCGGTTGGGGTTTGCATGGGATCATAAATGAGAATGACTGGAAATTGAGGGGCATTGTGAATGGAATTGACATGAAAGATTGGAACCCACAATATGATGTTTTCTTGACATCAGATGGTTACACAAACTACTCCCTTGAAACACTTAAGACTGGAAAGCCTCAGTGCAAGGCAGCCTTACAGAAGGAGCTTGGTCTGCCCATTCGTGAGGATGTCCCTGTGATCGGTTTCATTGGGAGACTGGATCATCAGAAAGGTGTTGATCTAATAGCCGAGGCAATTCCATGGATGATGGGTCAGGACGTGCAACTAATCATGTTGGGCACTGGCAGACCTGACCTGGAGCAGATGCTCAGGCAGTTTGAAAACCAACACCAGGACAAAATCAGGGGCTGGGTTGGTTTTTCTGTTAAGACAGCACACCGTATAACTGCTGGCGCAGACATTTTGCTCATGCCGTCAAGATTTGAGCCTTGTGGACTGAACCAATTATATGCTATGAGCTATGGGACAGTTCCAGTTGTGCATGCTGTTGGTGGACTGAGAGATACTGTGCAACCTTTCAATCCATTTGATGAGTCAGGGCTTGGGTGGACATTTGATAGTGCTGAAGCAAATAAGCTAATAGATGCATTAGGAAACTGCTTACTCACTTACCGAGAGTACAAGCAAAGTTGGGAAGGACTCCAGAGACGAGGGATGATGCAAGACTTAAGTTGGGACAATGCTGCTCAAAAGTATGAGGAGGTGCTTGTTGCTGCCAAGTACCAATGGTAA